A stretch of the Nosocomiicoccus ampullae genome encodes the following:
- a CDS encoding YdhK family protein, which yields MVKNKILLGLLSIFAVFLMAACGNGETQPNEDEESQSTETESSSEEEMDMESDSGGHMEHSADEMSSSGEVPEDLKEAENPTYAVGSQAIIEAEHMQGMDGAEATISGAFDTTVYTVSYTPTNGEELVENHKWVIHEELEEPGEAPLEPGDEAVMNASHMEGMEGATATIDSAEKTTVYMVDFVTTDTEEEVHNHKWVTESELTPIE from the coding sequence ATGGTAAAAAACAAAATATTATTAGGGCTTCTTTCCATATTCGCTGTATTTTTAATGGCTGCCTGTGGTAATGGGGAAACTCAGCCTAATGAAGATGAAGAAAGCCAAAGCACTGAAACAGAGTCCAGCTCTGAGGAGGAAATGGACATGGAATCAGATTCCGGAGGTCATATGGAACATTCAGCTGATGAGATGTCCAGTTCCGGTGAAGTACCTGAAGACTTGAAAGAAGCAGAAAATCCAACTTATGCAGTTGGAAGTCAAGCGATTATTGAAGCAGAACACATGCAAGGTATGGATGGTGCTGAAGCAACAATTTCCGGTGCTTTTGACACCACTGTCTATACTGTCTCATACACACCGACGAACGGCGAAGAACTGGTAGAAAATCATAAATGGGTCATTCATGAAGAATTGGAAGAACCGGGAGAAGCCCCATTAGAACCAGGCGATGAAGCAGTAATGAATGCATCACACATGGAAGGCATGGAAGGTGCAACGGCTACGATTGATTCTGCTGAAAAGACCACTGTCTATATGGTGGATTTCGTTACAACAGATACTGAAGAAGAAGTTCACAATCATAAATGGGTCACGGAAAGTGAGTTGACACCTATAGAATAA
- a CDS encoding DUF1189 family protein has translation MNYFTYFKRLVKFEKYPLFRTVPFKYLLLNILIIGILLSIPNMLSFVNTNQFASTLDEVKDDIPKFEIVNYEYSGGEATLDSSKGKIIFTNDEVNTKDAFISFQKQGIEIQNMTEDYLSYSSFDKFKNDQELKNYIDTHKNSATFFFVVYSIIQIIVMSAFVFTILLLLSFILNKVAEIKNKRTDYMNWFKIISYSFVIPSVIFAVIEFVTHREFWWVYVFVIIFLTYYYKKLPELKKKRKPSI, from the coding sequence ATGAATTATTTTACTTATTTCAAACGTTTAGTAAAGTTTGAAAAGTATCCTCTATTTAGAACAGTACCCTTTAAGTACTTACTATTAAACATTTTAATTATAGGAATATTATTATCTATTCCAAATATGTTATCTTTCGTTAACACAAATCAATTTGCATCAACTTTAGATGAAGTAAAAGATGACATTCCAAAATTTGAAATTGTCAATTATGAATATTCCGGTGGTGAAGCAACACTCGACTCATCAAAAGGTAAAATTATTTTTACAAACGATGAAGTAAATACGAAAGATGCGTTTATATCTTTTCAAAAGCAAGGAATAGAAATTCAAAATATGACTGAAGACTATTTATCATATTCAAGTTTTGATAAATTTAAAAATGATCAAGAACTTAAAAATTATATTGATACGCATAAAAATAGTGCCACATTCTTTTTCGTCGTTTATTCAATCATCCAAATTATCGTCATGTCAGCATTTGTATTTACAATATTGTTATTACTCTCATTTATATTAAATAAAGTTGCTGAAATTAAAAATAAGCGTACTGATTATATGAACTGGTTTAAGATCATTTCATATTCTTTTGTTATCCCTTCGGTAATATTTGCAGTGATTGAGTTTGTGACACATAGAGAGTTTTGGTGGGTTTACGTATTCGTCATTATCTTTTTAACTTATTATTATAAGAAGTTACCTGAACTTAAGAAAAAGAGAAAACCATCAATATAG
- the ispG gene encoding flavodoxin-dependent (E)-4-hydroxy-3-methylbut-2-enyl-diphosphate synthase: protein MSEITHRKNTRPVRVGDLVIGGSDEIIIQSMTTTKTHDVEATVAEIKRLEEAGCQIVRVACPREEDALAIKEIKKQINIPLVVDIHFDYRLALLAIEGGADKIRINPGNIGKRERVEAVVNACKEKGIPIRIGVNAGSLERHIIEKYGYPTADGMLESALHHIKILEDLDFHDIIVSMKASDVHLAIEAYEKASKAFDYPLHIGITESGTLFAGTVKSAAGLGVLIDKGIGNTMRISLSADPVEEVKVQKELLKTFGLASNAATLIACPTCGRIEIDLIAIANEVEEYIQNINAPIKVAVLGCAVNGPGEAREADIGIAGARGEGLLFMHGKTVRKVPEETMVDELKKEIDILAEAHYEKERKRKEELLKNK from the coding sequence ATGTCAGAAATTACACATCGTAAAAACACTCGTCCTGTTCGAGTTGGCGATTTAGTGATTGGTGGCTCTGATGAGATCATCATTCAAAGTATGACAACGACTAAAACGCACGACGTTGAAGCGACAGTTGCTGAAATTAAGCGTTTAGAAGAAGCGGGTTGTCAAATCGTTCGAGTGGCTTGTCCTCGTGAAGAAGACGCACTCGCAATTAAAGAAATTAAAAAACAAATTAACATTCCATTAGTCGTCGATATTCACTTCGACTATAGACTTGCATTACTCGCAATTGAAGGTGGTGCGGATAAAATCCGTATTAACCCTGGTAACATCGGTAAACGTGAGCGTGTTGAAGCGGTCGTTAACGCATGTAAAGAAAAAGGAATTCCAATTCGTATCGGAGTAAACGCAGGAAGTTTAGAACGTCATATTATTGAAAAATATGGATATCCAACTGCGGATGGTATGTTAGAGAGTGCATTACATCATATTAAAATCTTAGAAGATCTAGATTTCCACGATATTATCGTATCTATGAAAGCTTCAGACGTACACCTTGCGATTGAAGCATACGAAAAAGCTTCTAAAGCATTTGACTACCCACTACACATCGGTATTACTGAAAGTGGTACCCTATTTGCTGGGACAGTTAAAAGTGCTGCAGGACTCGGTGTATTAATCGATAAAGGTATCGGTAACACAATGAGAATTTCACTATCTGCAGATCCAGTTGAAGAAGTAAAAGTTCAAAAAGAACTATTAAAAACATTTGGACTTGCCTCAAACGCTGCCACACTCATTGCTTGCCCAACATGTGGACGTATCGAAATCGATTTAATTGCAATCGCAAACGAAGTTGAAGAATACATTCAAAATATCAATGCACCAATTAAAGTTGCTGTGCTTGGATGTGCAGTAAACGGTCCAGGAGAAGCGCGTGAAGCAGACATCGGAATTGCAGGTGCTCGTGGTGAAGGTTTACTATTTATGCATGGTAAAACTGTCAGAAAAGTACCTGAAGAAACGATGGTCGATGAACTGAAAAAAGAAATCGATATTTTAGCAGAAGCACATTACGAAAAGGAAAGAAAACGTAAAGAAGAGCTATTAAAAAATAAATAA
- a CDS encoding CueP family metal-binding protein, protein MKKYLMPTLLGLIFILAGCGNDSVSNESNIKEMVSELSASKIVESASINDQTLIVQDDGEENVYALPDDEFFVSIAPYISYTHPFEFHSLTGCQGELMNEEMDVKITDEDGEVYVNEKLTTLENGFLDFWLPRDKNYSLEINYDGKTVESDFSTFENDSTCLTDLQLK, encoded by the coding sequence ATGAAAAAATATTTAATGCCAACATTATTGGGTTTAATATTTATTTTAGCAGGTTGTGGCAATGACTCAGTATCAAATGAATCAAATATTAAAGAAATGGTGTCAGAATTAAGTGCCAGTAAAATTGTAGAATCAGCCTCTATTAATGATCAAACACTTATTGTCCAGGATGATGGAGAAGAAAATGTCTACGCTTTGCCAGACGATGAGTTTTTTGTATCCATTGCACCATACATCTCATATACACATCCCTTTGAATTTCATAGCTTAACAGGTTGTCAAGGAGAGTTGATGAATGAGGAAATGGATGTAAAAATTACAGATGAAGATGGAGAAGTTTACGTTAATGAAAAGCTGACTACACTTGAGAATGGTTTCTTGGATTTTTGGCTGCCAAGAGATAAAAATTACTCTTTAGAAATTAATTACGATGGAAAAACAGTTGAGTCCGATTTTTCAACTTTTGAGAATGACAGTACCTGTTTGACAGATTTACAGCTTAAATAA
- a CDS encoding helix-turn-helix domain-containing protein, whose translation MKYKKHSFEFKVKVVNEYLNGAGGYKFLGEKHNVARSLVENWVKQYNTYGYQGLTKSLSNTQYTSEFKRAVLKYREENQLSYRETAEYFGIKHFSTITNWHRKIQEGGPAALEGKQGRPIKHMSKKENNQKQVSKSEPLNETEREELERLREELRMKELENIILKKLNALPTDPTDKKRK comes from the coding sequence ATGAAGTATAAAAAGCATAGCTTTGAATTTAAGGTAAAAGTAGTTAATGAATATTTAAATGGAGCAGGAGGATATAAATTTTTAGGTGAAAAGCATAATGTGGCTAGATCGCTTGTTGAAAATTGGGTAAAACAATATAACACATATGGCTATCAGGGCCTCACTAAATCTCTAAGTAATACTCAATATACTAGTGAATTTAAGCGAGCTGTTTTAAAATATAGAGAAGAAAATCAATTATCCTATAGAGAAACAGCGGAATACTTTGGTATCAAGCATTTTTCAACAATCACTAACTGGCATCGCAAGATCCAAGAAGGTGGTCCAGCTGCTCTAGAGGGCAAACAAGGGAGACCAATAAAACATATGTCTAAGAAAGAAAATAACCAAAAACAAGTATCGAAGAGTGAACCTTTGAATGAAACAGAACGCGAAGAGTTAGAACGTCTAAGAGAAGAACTCAGAATGAAAGAACTGGAAAATATCATTCTAAAAAAGTTAAACGCCTTACCGACAGATCCAACAGACAAAAAACGAAAGTAG
- a CDS encoding superoxide dismutase: protein MAFELPELEYAYDALEPTIDKETMEIHHSKHHNTYVTNLNKAVEGTDLEGKSLEELVKEVDSLPEDVKTAVRNNGGGHYNHSLFWQLLTPEQKDIPAELKEAIEEKFGSVDSFKEKFEAAAAGRFGSGWAWLVVGNDGLEITSTPNQDNPLSEGKTPVFGVDVWEHAYYLKYQNRRPEYLGAIWNVVNWEKVNELYQEAK, encoded by the coding sequence ATGGCATTTGAATTACCAGAGTTAGAATATGCATATGATGCATTAGAACCAACAATCGACAAGGAAACAATGGAGATTCACCATTCTAAACACCACAACACTTATGTTACAAACTTAAACAAAGCAGTTGAAGGTACTGATTTAGAAGGTAAGTCCCTTGAAGAGTTAGTAAAAGAAGTTGACTCATTACCTGAAGATGTGAAAACTGCTGTAAGAAACAACGGTGGCGGACACTATAACCACTCATTATTCTGGCAACTATTAACTCCAGAACAAAAAGATATTCCTGCTGAACTTAAAGAAGCAATCGAAGAAAAATTCGGTTCTGTAGATTCATTCAAAGAAAAATTTGAAGCTGCAGCTGCAGGTCGTTTTGGATCTGGTTGGGCATGGTTAGTTGTAGGAAATGATGGTTTAGAAATTACATCAACTCCTAACCAAGATAACCCACTAAGTGAAGGTAAAACACCTGTATTTGGTGTAGACGTTTGGGAACATGCGTACTACCTTAAATACCAAAACAGACGTCCAGAGTACTTAGGTGCTATTTGGAATGTTGTTAACTGGGAAAAAGTAAACGAATTATACCAAGAAGCTAAATAA
- a CDS encoding copper-translocating P-type ATPase translates to MNKEDNYNHAEHEESHHNHEKSHESHNHSGHDHAHMVTEFRNKFFIILIFTIPIVLLSPMIQNFIGVDWKFNGDSYIVAALATFVYFYGGWPFIKGAYDELKNKEPGMMTLIAMAISVAYFYSMVVVFGFNGEEIFWELATLVLIMLLGHWIEMRSINNASKALESLASLMPNTANRITENGETEEVQIDDIKVGDLLLVKPGEKMPLDGKIVKGKSQVDESMLTGESVPVGKSIDDEVIGGSINREGSLTIEVEKLMNESYLTQVIDMVRESQRTKSKAQDVTNKAAKWLFYIALASGIITFIVWISIGATIDTAIMRLVTVLVIACPHALGLATPLVISVSTSLAAKHGLLIRQRPQFEKARKINAVIFDKTGTLTEGEFGVTDIQTFNNINENTLLRYAATVENDSEHPIAKGILNEAKLKELELLEMTNFNSITGVGIEGVIDDKQVKVVSPGYVRKQKIDFDDHNFNKWSEQGKTVVFLLVDEELTGAIALADKIKESSKQTIEQLHKRNIKAIMLTGDNQKVASYVAEQIGIDEVYAEVMPNEKAGKVTEIQERGLVVAMTGDGINDAPALTKADVGIAVGAGTDIAMDSADIVLVDSNPKDILAIFSLSKRTYNKLVQNLIWATGYNVIALPLAAGVLAPWGIILSPAVGAILMSLSTIIVAINAQLLHKFEVE, encoded by the coding sequence ATGAATAAAGAAGATAATTATAATCATGCTGAACATGAAGAAAGTCATCATAACCATGAGAAGAGCCACGAATCCCATAATCATAGCGGACACGATCATGCGCATATGGTGACAGAGTTTCGTAATAAATTCTTCATTATCCTGATATTCACAATTCCAATTGTACTTCTATCTCCGATGATTCAAAATTTCATAGGTGTGGATTGGAAATTTAATGGAGATAGTTATATTGTGGCAGCGTTGGCCACTTTCGTTTATTTCTACGGGGGATGGCCATTCATTAAGGGCGCTTACGATGAATTGAAAAACAAAGAACCAGGCATGATGACATTAATAGCAATGGCGATTTCTGTCGCTTACTTCTATAGTATGGTAGTTGTTTTTGGATTCAATGGGGAAGAAATTTTCTGGGAGTTGGCAACTCTTGTATTAATCATGCTTCTCGGACATTGGATTGAAATGCGATCTATTAACAATGCTTCCAAGGCCCTGGAATCCCTCGCATCATTAATGCCTAATACGGCAAACCGTATCACTGAAAATGGTGAAACAGAAGAAGTTCAGATTGATGATATTAAAGTGGGTGATTTACTATTGGTAAAACCCGGAGAAAAAATGCCGCTGGATGGTAAAATCGTTAAAGGAAAGTCACAAGTTGATGAATCAATGTTAACGGGTGAATCTGTTCCAGTTGGAAAATCCATTGATGACGAGGTCATTGGTGGTTCAATAAACAGAGAAGGTTCTCTCACTATTGAAGTAGAGAAACTGATGAATGAATCTTATCTAACACAAGTTATAGATATGGTTAGAGAATCACAACGTACTAAATCGAAAGCTCAGGATGTAACTAATAAAGCAGCTAAATGGTTATTCTATATCGCTTTAGCTTCCGGAATTATCACCTTTATCGTTTGGATAAGTATTGGAGCAACTATAGATACTGCTATCATGAGATTGGTAACAGTTTTGGTTATTGCTTGTCCTCATGCTTTAGGTTTAGCAACACCGCTGGTTATTTCAGTATCTACATCACTTGCTGCAAAGCATGGTCTGTTGATTCGCCAACGTCCACAGTTTGAAAAGGCTCGTAAAATTAACGCTGTGATATTTGATAAAACCGGCACTTTGACTGAAGGTGAATTTGGGGTTACAGATATACAGACCTTCAATAATATAAACGAAAATACTCTTTTACGTTATGCGGCAACAGTGGAAAATGACTCAGAGCATCCTATTGCGAAAGGTATACTCAATGAAGCCAAGTTAAAAGAACTTGAATTGCTTGAAATGACAAATTTTAATTCAATTACCGGTGTAGGAATTGAAGGAGTGATTGATGATAAACAAGTCAAAGTAGTGAGCCCGGGATATGTACGTAAACAAAAAATTGATTTTGATGACCATAACTTCAATAAATGGTCAGAACAAGGTAAAACGGTTGTTTTTCTTCTGGTAGATGAAGAATTGACAGGTGCAATTGCGCTTGCTGATAAGATTAAAGAAAGTTCTAAGCAGACAATAGAACAGCTGCATAAGAGAAATATTAAAGCTATAATGTTGACTGGAGATAACCAAAAAGTCGCAAGTTATGTCGCAGAACAAATTGGGATTGATGAAGTCTATGCTGAAGTAATGCCCAATGAAAAAGCAGGTAAAGTGACAGAAATTCAAGAACGTGGTTTGGTTGTGGCAATGACAGGTGACGGAATCAATGACGCACCGGCATTGACTAAAGCAGATGTTGGTATCGCAGTGGGTGCGGGCACAGATATCGCGATGGATAGTGCAGATATCGTTCTCGTAGACAGTAATCCGAAAGATATTCTTGCAATATTCAGCCTGTCTAAAAGAACATATAATAAATTGGTACAGAATCTGATCTGGGCAACCGGATATAACGTGATTGCCCTCCCATTGGCAGCAGGAGTGCTGGCGCCTTGGGGGATAATACTCAGTCCGGCTGTAGGTGCGATTTTGATGAGTCTCAGTACAATCATCGTAGCAATCAATGCGCAGTTACTGCATAAATTTGAAGTAGAATAA